In the Methylomonas rhizoryzae genome, one interval contains:
- a CDS encoding NYN domain-containing protein yields the protein MQFPDTKRFALLIDADNAQAKAIDAVLTEAARYGDTTSRRCYGDWTSQKLAPWKTVLNRHAIQPIQQFSYTTGKNATDSALIIDAMDLLYTGKFNGFFLVSSDSDCSVG from the coding sequence ATGCAATTCCCCGATACCAAGCGCTTTGCCTTGTTAATCGATGCCGATAATGCGCAGGCTAAAGCGATAGATGCGGTTTTGACGGAGGCGGCACGATATGGGGATACGACGTCAAGGCGTTGTTACGGAGATTGGACTAGTCAAAAACTTGCGCCATGGAAAACGGTTTTAAACAGACATGCCATTCAGCCCATTCAACAATTCAGCTATACCACTGGTAAGAATGCCACGGATTCCGCATTGATTATCGATGCAATGGATTTATTGTATACCGGAAAATTTAATGGTTTTTTTCTGGTTTCAAGCGATAGTGATTGTAGTGTTGGCTGA
- a CDS encoding flavin reductase family protein, which translates to MSVDPNQFKSALKLWASGVTVVTAQSAQGAKGMTATSFSSVSLEPPQILVCLNQHTDTGAVVLQEKRFAVNILRADQEAVSNRFAGGSTQDERFAGVDWQVGDYGTPVLSCALASLECKIVNQILAGTHWIVIGEVENVICREGEPLLYYHSAYRYLKSE; encoded by the coding sequence ATGAGCGTAGATCCAAATCAATTTAAAAGCGCATTGAAGTTGTGGGCTAGCGGCGTCACCGTCGTGACCGCTCAGTCGGCACAAGGCGCGAAAGGCATGACGGCGACGTCGTTTAGCAGCGTTTCCTTGGAACCGCCGCAAATTTTGGTCTGTTTAAATCAACACACCGATACGGGGGCTGTGGTGTTGCAGGAAAAACGCTTCGCAGTCAACATTTTACGGGCTGATCAAGAAGCGGTTTCCAATCGGTTTGCCGGGGGAAGCACTCAAGATGAGCGTTTTGCCGGCGTCGATTGGCAGGTAGGCGATTACGGCACGCCGGTTTTGAGCTGCGCGTTGGCATCCCTGGAATGCAAAATAGTGAATCAAATATTGGCCGGTACTCATTGGATCGTCATAGGCGAAGTTGAAAATGTGATTTGTCGGGAAGGCGAACCGTTGTTGTATTACCATAGTGCTTACCGGTATTTAAAATCCGAATGA
- the ftsH gene encoding ATP-dependent zinc metalloprotease FtsH: MNDKQNFFEFYRVCKEFVIKWWAWANRWISSQPAEGKPAPAENPVSRPPRFVIYVLALVLLATLMAGGEKPQGREIPYSQFLSLVNADKVDKAVVTQRFINGTLKDDDKQIGKYFFTIPLWDESLTKHLQDHKVEYVVRSGENWLGNIVFNWIIPIAIFAAIWMWLLPRMTGGAGRSFLNLGNKIKIQQENGKITFDDVAGADSAKQELKETIEFLKSPEKLQKLGGRMPKGVLLVGSPGTGKTLLARAVSGEAGVPFFNISASEFIELFVGIGAARVRDLFEQARKTAPCIIFIDELDAIGRSRSGPVSLAGNDEREQTLNQLLTEMDGFDSTSGVVVMAATNRPEILDKALLRAGRFDRQIVVDKPDLLDRMAILKLHSKAMQLAKDVDLATVAKRTPGFVGADLSNIANEAAILAARNEREQVTMADFEAAIDRILAGPEKKNRLLGPEEKRRVAFHEAGHALVAESVPTGQPVHKISIIPRGVSALGFTLQLPVEEKYLSTEQELKDQMAILLGGRVAEQLALESVSTGAQNDLEKASEIAHNMVCYLGMSQKLGPLIYGRRQQLQFLPSEVSEQRNFSEETARLIDAEIKVLVEDAQSRAMEILSKQRDTLDSLAALLQEKEVVQREDIAAMLGSSPKS, from the coding sequence ATGAACGATAAGCAAAACTTTTTCGAGTTTTACAGGGTTTGTAAAGAATTCGTCATCAAATGGTGGGCTTGGGCGAATCGCTGGATTTCGTCTCAACCGGCGGAAGGAAAGCCGGCGCCTGCCGAGAATCCGGTTAGCCGACCGCCCCGTTTCGTGATTTACGTGTTGGCGTTAGTGCTGTTGGCAACCTTGATGGCCGGCGGCGAAAAACCGCAAGGCCGCGAGATTCCCTACAGCCAGTTTTTATCGCTGGTCAATGCGGATAAAGTCGATAAAGCCGTCGTTACCCAACGATTTATCAACGGCACCCTAAAAGACGACGACAAACAAATCGGCAAATATTTCTTTACCATCCCGTTGTGGGACGAGTCTCTCACTAAGCACTTGCAGGATCACAAAGTCGAGTACGTGGTAAGGAGCGGAGAAAATTGGCTCGGAAACATCGTTTTCAATTGGATTATCCCAATAGCGATATTTGCCGCGATTTGGATGTGGTTGCTGCCGCGGATGACGGGCGGGGCCGGCCGCTCTTTTTTGAATTTGGGTAATAAAATCAAGATTCAGCAAGAAAACGGCAAGATTACTTTCGATGATGTGGCGGGTGCGGACAGTGCCAAACAGGAATTGAAAGAAACCATCGAATTCTTAAAATCGCCGGAAAAATTGCAAAAGCTGGGCGGACGCATGCCTAAAGGTGTGTTGTTGGTAGGTTCACCCGGTACCGGTAAAACCCTGTTGGCGCGGGCGGTTTCCGGGGAAGCGGGCGTGCCGTTTTTCAACATCAGCGCGTCGGAATTCATCGAATTGTTCGTCGGCATCGGCGCCGCCCGGGTTAGAGACTTGTTTGAGCAAGCTCGCAAAACCGCGCCCTGTATCATCTTTATCGACGAACTGGACGCGATTGGCCGCTCTCGTAGCGGCCCGGTCAGCTTGGCCGGTAACGACGAGCGCGAACAAACCTTGAATCAACTGCTGACCGAAATGGACGGTTTCGATTCCACGTCCGGGGTAGTCGTGATGGCCGCGACCAACAGACCGGAAATTTTGGATAAAGCCTTGTTGAGAGCCGGGCGTTTCGATAGGCAAATCGTGGTCGATAAACCGGATTTGCTCGATAGGATGGCTATCTTGAAGCTGCATAGCAAGGCTATGCAATTGGCGAAAGACGTCGATTTAGCCACAGTCGCCAAACGAACGCCCGGTTTCGTCGGCGCGGACTTGTCCAATATTGCCAACGAAGCGGCGATTTTGGCGGCCAGAAACGAACGCGAGCAAGTAACCATGGCCGATTTCGAGGCGGCAATAGATCGTATCTTGGCCGGACCGGAAAAGAAAAACCGGCTGCTTGGTCCGGAAGAGAAACGTCGGGTGGCATTTCACGAAGCCGGCCACGCATTGGTGGCAGAATCCGTGCCTACCGGACAACCGGTACATAAAATATCCATCATTCCGCGCGGCGTGTCCGCCTTGGGTTTTACCTTGCAGTTACCGGTCGAAGAAAAGTATTTATCCACAGAGCAGGAATTGAAAGATCAAATGGCGATCTTGCTGGGTGGCCGAGTCGCGGAACAATTGGCCTTGGAGAGTGTTTCCACCGGTGCGCAAAACGACTTGGAAAAGGCCAGCGAGATTGCGCATAACATGGTTTGCTATTTGGGCATGAGTCAGAAGCTGGGACCGTTGATATACGGCCGGCGGCAACAACTGCAATTTTTGCCGTCGGAAGTTAGTGAACAGCGCAATTTCAGCGAAGAAACTGCACGTTTGATAGACGCGGAAATTAAAGTCTTGGTTGAAGATGCTCAGAGTCGCGCCATGGAAATTTTGTCCAAACAGCGGGACACACTGGATAGCTTAGCGGCGCTGTTACAGGAAAAAGAGGTCGTACAGCGCGAAGACATTGCCGCTATGTTGGGCAGCAGCCCCAAAAGCTAG
- a CDS encoding YfiR family protein, whose product MSKRFGLFKPCSCCQLTGRRLLKYRLPVGLILLALSSNVSCESGSESAVKVAFIYNFFKFIQWPNSANTQEGYTLCIVNAAELGGAVSALNGKTPNDKPLTLLTEVSISQMKTCNVLFVADNGHNNQDLSALQNLPVVTVGDGDNFAARGGMIGLIKTDNHLGFEINLDVANQANVKISAQLLKLAKHIYSTK is encoded by the coding sequence TTGAGTAAGCGCTTCGGGCTATTCAAGCCCTGCTCTTGTTGTCAATTGACCGGCCGGCGGCTGTTGAAATACCGGCTGCCCGTCGGCTTAATCCTGCTGGCACTATCAAGCAACGTCAGTTGCGAGAGCGGTAGCGAATCGGCGGTCAAGGTCGCCTTTATCTATAATTTCTTCAAATTTATTCAATGGCCTAATAGCGCCAATACCCAGGAAGGCTACACTCTTTGTATTGTCAACGCCGCTGAGCTTGGTGGCGCCGTTTCAGCCCTTAACGGCAAAACGCCGAACGACAAGCCGCTGACTCTTTTGACGGAGGTGAGCATAAGCCAAATGAAAACCTGTAACGTGTTGTTCGTTGCCGATAACGGCCATAACAATCAAGATCTTAGCGCGCTGCAAAACCTGCCGGTGGTCACCGTCGGCGACGGCGATAATTTCGCCGCACGCGGCGGCATGATAGGCTTAATCAAAACCGATAACCACCTGGGTTTCGAAATCAATCTGGATGTCGCTAATCAGGCCAACGTCAAAATCAGCGCGCAGCTTTTGAAACTCGCCAAACATATTTATTCGACGAAATGA
- a CDS encoding TonB-dependent receptor plug domain-containing protein: MTSPVHRCISTLAWLLFAIGSKAGLAANDYPIEPGTASLVDLEIEQLLDLDISSITKTSSNSKKVPAALFVLNHEDILRTGATSIPEALRMVPGLHVAKINGGGWSVSVRGINSQFGDPLLVLVDGRSVYTPLFSGTWWDQIDVLMEDIERIEVIRGPGTSLWGANAVNGVINIVTQSAQQAKGMLASAYYGSERYGGGLRYGTDLGDGGFLKVFARHGAFDDSRARGSRENAGDSAGMSKLGFRFDKDVQGGHKLMLQGNAFIGESGGANQTFPAMNGPDKPAITPPYSVQLPTEQNFHGHSILARWESQQSADSTTALRFYWDQHSRRINSIDANNQVDTVDIDFQHNLRLNAAHMLVWGSGYRVNSSHTDEEIYLSLNPSERTDRIYSVFVQDEITLVPNKWTLTLGSKFEHNPVTQFETEPNIRLSWTPDERHTLWSAVSRAVRLPNWLEQNVLFNGTILPPAGNGPATPINPAVLVRIRGNPDMSAEKMLAFEGGWRAQWTHNFHTDFNLYYYNYDDFHTYNPAKPDTSTLFSGYVTQTFEVGNYAFAQVYGGEINADWQIADDWKLRAGYSHAEDQFGISATMPSAIAASVGNYPANKASLWSMHELRPDLKLDLMWRFVDATAPSWLSAETVANRSYHEVDARLAWQLAPNLEISLIGRNLLDSVHFETTSYFTQVATGTQREVYATIRWQP, encoded by the coding sequence ATGACTAGTCCGGTACATCGCTGTATTTCGACCTTGGCTTGGCTATTGTTCGCTATCGGCAGCAAAGCCGGCTTGGCCGCCAACGATTATCCAATCGAGCCGGGCACCGCAAGCCTAGTCGATCTCGAGATCGAACAGTTGCTCGATCTCGACATTAGCTCCATTACCAAAACCTCGAGCAACAGCAAAAAGGTGCCGGCCGCGCTTTTCGTATTGAACCACGAAGACATTCTGCGAACCGGCGCCACCAGTATCCCGGAAGCCTTACGCATGGTGCCCGGGCTGCACGTCGCAAAAATCAACGGCGGCGGCTGGTCGGTATCGGTACGCGGCATCAACAGCCAATTCGGCGATCCCTTGCTGGTGCTGGTAGACGGGCGTAGCGTCTACACGCCGCTGTTTTCCGGAACCTGGTGGGATCAAATCGACGTGCTGATGGAAGACATCGAACGCATTGAGGTGATACGCGGGCCCGGTACCAGTTTATGGGGCGCCAATGCGGTCAACGGGGTCATCAATATCGTCACTCAGTCGGCGCAACAAGCCAAAGGCATGCTTGCCTCCGCCTATTACGGCAGCGAACGCTACGGCGGCGGATTGCGTTACGGCACCGACTTAGGTGACGGCGGATTTCTTAAAGTATTCGCCCGGCATGGCGCATTCGACGACTCCCGCGCCCGCGGCAGCCGCGAAAACGCCGGCGACTCGGCCGGGATGAGCAAACTCGGTTTTCGGTTCGACAAAGATGTCCAAGGTGGGCACAAATTAATGTTGCAAGGCAACGCCTTCATCGGCGAATCCGGTGGTGCCAACCAAACCTTCCCGGCGATGAACGGGCCTGACAAACCGGCAATAACGCCGCCCTATAGCGTTCAGTTACCCACAGAGCAAAACTTTCACGGACATTCCATACTCGCGCGCTGGGAGAGCCAGCAAAGCGCCGATTCGACGACCGCGCTGCGCTTTTATTGGGATCAACACAGCCGCCGGATTAATTCGATAGACGCTAACAATCAGGTCGACACGGTAGACATCGATTTTCAGCACAACCTGCGCTTGAACGCGGCCCATATGCTGGTGTGGGGCAGCGGTTACCGGGTCAACAGCAGTCACACCGATGAAGAGATCTATTTGAGTCTAAACCCCAGCGAGCGCACCGACCGTATCTATAGCGTGTTCGTACAAGATGAAATTACCCTGGTACCGAATAAATGGACCTTGACCCTAGGCAGTAAATTCGAGCACAACCCGGTCACCCAATTCGAAACCGAACCCAACATTCGCTTGAGCTGGACGCCCGACGAGCGGCATACCCTATGGAGCGCCGTTTCCCGAGCGGTACGGTTGCCTAACTGGCTGGAACAAAACGTGTTGTTCAACGGCACGATTTTGCCTCCCGCCGGCAACGGTCCGGCTACTCCGATCAACCCGGCGGTATTAGTCAGAATCCGCGGCAATCCCGATATGTCGGCGGAAAAAATGCTGGCGTTCGAAGGCGGCTGGCGCGCGCAATGGACGCACAATTTCCACACCGATTTCAACTTGTATTATTACAATTACGACGACTTTCATACCTACAATCCGGCAAAACCGGATACCAGCACCCTGTTTTCCGGTTACGTCACGCAAACTTTCGAGGTGGGCAATTACGCCTTCGCCCAAGTGTACGGCGGCGAAATCAATGCCGATTGGCAAATTGCGGACGACTGGAAATTGCGTGCCGGTTACAGCCATGCCGAGGATCAATTCGGCATCTCCGCCACCATGCCTAGCGCCATCGCAGCCAGTGTAGGCAACTATCCCGCCAACAAAGCCAGCCTATGGTCCATGCACGAATTGAGACCGGACCTCAAACTGGATCTGATGTGGCGTTTCGTGGACGCTACCGCACCGAGTTGGTTGTCCGCCGAGACCGTTGCCAACCGAAGCTACCACGAAGTCGATGCCCGGCTGGCTTGGCAATTAGCGCCCAACCTGGAGATCTCCCTAATCGGCCGCAACTTGTTGGACAGCGTACATTTTGAAACCACCAGCTACTTCACCCAGGTGGCGACCGGCACGCAGCGGGAAGTGTACGCCACAATCAGGTGGCAGCCTTGA
- a CDS encoding TonB-dependent receptor plug domain-containing protein, giving the protein MRYGFEAGEDAHVSVFARHAQHDDSKARFSSVDAGDAAQMSKFGFRYDKDFFGNADLSVQGTAFTGESNGANQIFPHIITPQVPSVQPPYNIQLPTGDEFSGHYLMARWQQRQSADSTTALRIYWDRHNRRSPALDVSYQVDSIDLDFQHNYRLNPLHYWVWGAGVRFNHNNYQPSLYVALSPEKRTDRIYSLFAQDEISLLPNTLKLTLGSKFEHNPVTQFEIQPNIGLSWSPDEIHTVWGSIARAVRTPNWIEQNVQFQGYLAPPPDPAQPVSPANPVTLISINGNPRMTTEKLLAFQLGWRADWRRTFDTDLSLYYYNYDDVRSYNSGGLQTDTLFSGYVVLPIKIQNYGFSKIYGGELSANWQVSNAWRLRASYSYSREEIGLSSTSPSVAYVTSAGNYPVNNASVWSQLQLTSDWSFDLNWRFVGGKSNNVFSYNTLPTQSYHELDARLAWQLNKDVEFALIGRNLLESVHFEANSHYQSIATGVQRQVYFSVKWQF; this is encoded by the coding sequence ATGCGCTACGGTTTCGAAGCCGGCGAAGACGCGCATGTCAGCGTGTTCGCCCGCCACGCCCAGCACGACGATTCCAAAGCCCGCTTCAGTAGCGTCGACGCCGGCGATGCCGCGCAAATGAGCAAATTCGGCTTTCGTTACGACAAAGACTTTTTCGGCAACGCCGATTTATCCGTGCAGGGCACGGCATTTACCGGCGAATCGAACGGCGCGAATCAGATTTTCCCGCATATCATAACCCCGCAAGTACCGTCGGTTCAGCCACCTTACAACATTCAACTGCCGACCGGCGACGAGTTCTCCGGCCATTACCTCATGGCGCGCTGGCAGCAACGGCAGAGCGCCGACTCCACCACGGCATTGCGCATTTATTGGGATAGGCACAATCGCCGCTCGCCCGCTTTAGACGTCAGTTATCAAGTGGATTCGATAGACCTCGATTTTCAGCATAATTACCGGCTCAATCCCCTGCATTATTGGGTTTGGGGCGCCGGCGTCCGCTTCAATCACAATAATTATCAACCCAGTCTCTATGTGGCGCTGTCACCTGAAAAACGTACCGACCGGATTTACAGTTTATTCGCACAAGACGAGATCAGCTTGCTGCCCAATACCTTGAAACTGACGCTGGGCAGCAAGTTCGAACACAACCCCGTCACCCAATTCGAAATTCAACCCAACATCGGTTTATCCTGGAGCCCTGACGAAATACATACCGTATGGGGCTCGATAGCGCGGGCGGTGCGTACCCCCAATTGGATAGAGCAAAACGTACAATTTCAGGGCTACCTAGCCCCGCCTCCCGACCCGGCACAGCCGGTTTCTCCTGCCAATCCGGTCACGTTGATTTCCATCAACGGCAACCCCAGGATGACCACCGAAAAATTATTGGCTTTTCAATTGGGCTGGCGCGCCGATTGGCGGCGCACCTTCGATACCGATTTAAGTTTGTATTACTACAACTACGACGACGTCCGCTCCTATAACAGCGGCGGCTTGCAAACGGATACCTTGTTCTCGGGCTACGTCGTGCTACCGATAAAAATTCAAAATTACGGTTTCAGCAAGATTTACGGCGGCGAACTGAGCGCCAACTGGCAAGTGAGCAACGCCTGGCGGTTACGCGCGAGTTACAGCTATTCGCGCGAAGAAATCGGCCTATCCAGCACCTCGCCATCCGTAGCCTACGTCACCAGCGCCGGTAACTATCCGGTGAACAACGCTTCCGTATGGTCTCAACTGCAATTGACGAGCGATTGGAGTTTCGACCTCAATTGGCGTTTCGTGGGCGGCAAGTCCAATAACGTGTTTTCCTATAACACCTTACCGACCCAAAGCTACCACGAGCTGGACGCCCGTCTGGCTTGGCAGCTGAACAAAGATGTGGAATTCGCCTTGATAGGACGAAATCTATTGGAAAGCGTGCATTTCGAAGCGAACAGCCACTATCAGTCCATCGCTACCGGGGTACAACGCCAAGTATATTTCAGCGTGAAATGGCAGTTTTAG
- a CDS encoding TonB-dependent receptor plug domain-containing protein, protein MAGAAAEDLTALSIEELMEVEIVSAARLGQKSTETPASVSIIGAEDIRTFGWRTLAEALNGIRGLYVNNDRSYSYLGSRGFLHPNDYNSRVLIMIDGQRMNENIYDGGYISQEFLLDVDLVDRIEFVPGAGSTIYGANAFLGMINVVTKKGAAINGLQINGQAASFDTYQGRVSYGTQLQNGTDVLISASRFDSAGIENLYFPEYDSPATNNGIAHKLDGEKSERLFARLEHQGFTASAGMVRRVKQVPTAAYEGIFNDPTFSTIDRQFFGNLKYLANLSEDTRIQARGFYQGYDYSSDEAYDVDNSVVINRDAASGRWWGGELQLTTTALEDHRWLLGLEYQFDQRQHMFDYDIQPYLPYLDSHNSGHRLELFAQDDYRLTDQLIFSGGLRLDYHHMLNNLQLNPRLGLIWNPTDSATYKLLYSSTFRAPNVWERQYQLYPTAANPNNTEERIKSYQAVAEWRTAMGLKLTADLFYNHISRLLEQESIAGYGSTGPFVNADAHDIYGIELEAEKRWDNGRLFKISYTHNEFEASGHGDGEVHNAGTANDLFKLHYAEPLFADRAKIGIENVYIGPRTTPQGTVADGYYQLNISLTSDTLWRGVDLGFSLYNAFDSHYPMLGGTGPADIRSAILPGNGREFRFKLQLTF, encoded by the coding sequence ATGGCCGGAGCCGCCGCCGAGGATTTGACCGCGCTGTCCATAGAAGAACTGATGGAAGTGGAGATCGTCAGCGCCGCGCGCTTAGGGCAAAAATCCACAGAAACCCCGGCCTCGGTTTCCATCATCGGTGCCGAGGACATTCGAACCTTCGGTTGGCGCACACTGGCCGAAGCGCTGAACGGCATCCGCGGACTTTACGTCAACAACGACCGTAGCTACAGCTATCTCGGCAGCCGGGGTTTTCTGCATCCCAACGATTACAACTCCCGGGTGTTGATCATGATCGACGGCCAACGGATGAACGAAAACATCTACGACGGCGGCTACATCAGTCAAGAATTTTTGTTGGACGTCGATTTGGTGGATCGCATCGAATTCGTTCCCGGTGCCGGTTCGACCATTTACGGTGCCAACGCATTTTTGGGCATGATCAACGTGGTGACAAAAAAAGGCGCCGCCATCAACGGTTTACAGATCAACGGCCAAGCCGCCAGCTTCGACACTTACCAGGGCCGGGTCAGTTACGGCACGCAACTGCAAAACGGCACCGACGTATTGATTTCCGCATCGCGCTTCGACAGCGCGGGCATAGAGAATTTGTATTTCCCGGAATATGACTCGCCGGCCACCAATAACGGCATCGCCCACAAACTGGACGGCGAAAAATCCGAACGCCTGTTTGCCCGTCTGGAGCATCAGGGTTTTACCGCCAGCGCCGGCATGGTCAGACGGGTCAAACAGGTACCGACTGCAGCTTACGAAGGCATTTTCAACGATCCGACATTTTCCACGATAGACAGGCAATTCTTCGGTAACCTGAAATATCTTGCCAATCTAAGCGAAGACACCCGAATCCAGGCCCGCGGATTTTACCAAGGCTACGACTATTCCTCCGACGAAGCTTACGACGTGGACAACAGCGTTGTCATCAACCGCGATGCCGCCAGCGGTCGCTGGTGGGGCGGCGAACTGCAGTTGACCACCACGGCGCTCGAAGACCACCGCTGGCTGCTGGGCCTGGAATACCAGTTCGACCAGCGCCAGCACATGTTCGATTACGATATCCAGCCTTACTTGCCTTACCTGGACTCCCACAACAGCGGGCATCGGCTTGAATTGTTCGCCCAAGACGATTACCGGCTGACCGACCAACTGATATTCAGCGGCGGCCTGCGGCTGGATTACCATCACATGCTGAACAATCTGCAGCTCAACCCACGCTTAGGCTTGATCTGGAATCCCACGGATTCCGCCACCTACAAACTGCTGTACAGTTCCACCTTTCGCGCGCCCAACGTCTGGGAACGCCAATACCAACTGTATCCGACCGCGGCGAATCCCAATAATACCGAAGAGCGGATCAAGAGCTACCAAGCCGTGGCGGAATGGCGCACCGCCATGGGTTTAAAACTAACCGCCGACTTGTTTTACAACCACATTTCCCGCTTACTCGAACAGGAAAGCATAGCGGGTTACGGTTCAACCGGCCCCTTCGTCAACGCGGATGCCCACGATATCTACGGTATCGAACTCGAAGCCGAAAAACGCTGGGATAACGGCCGCTTGTTCAAAATTTCCTACACCCATAACGAATTCGAAGCTTCCGGCCACGGCGACGGCGAAGTACACAACGCCGGCACGGCCAACGATTTGTTCAAATTGCACTACGCCGAACCGCTGTTCGCCGATCGGGCCAAAATCGGCATCGAAAATGTTTACATAGGCCCCCGGACCACGCCCCAAGGCACTGTGGCAGACGGCTATTACCAGTTGAATATCAGTTTGACCAGCGACACGCTTTGGCGCGGGGTAGACCTTGGCTTTAGCCTGTATAACGCATTCGACAGCCACTATCCGATGCTCGGGGGCACCGGGCCGGCCGACATACGCTCGGCTATACTGCCCGGCAACGGGCGTGAATTCCGTTTCAAGCTGCAACTGACATTTTGA
- the lysS gene encoding lysine--tRNA ligase yields the protein MSELEHDEQEQIKQRREKLTALREEGTAFPTDFRRNVVAGELLAEYGDKSEEALLAEPIRVKIAGRMMTRRIMGKASFCHLQDMSGQIQVYIARDNLPEGVYNDQFKKWDIGDILGAEGTLFKTKVGELSVRVDDIRLLTKALRPLPEKFHGIADQEIKYRQRYLDLIMSDEARKTFTMRSKIVNYIRDFLVARDFLEVETPMMQVIPGGATARPFTTFHNALDMELYLRIAPELYLKRLVVGGFERVFEINRNFRNEGLSTRHNPEFTMLEFYQAYAEYGDLMDLTEAMLRGIAEDIVGNTAIEYQGETYDFGQPFARMTVLESILHFNPELTLDDLSTREAAVKVAENLKIPVKDSYGLGKVQIEIFEKTVEHRLMNPTFITAYPVEVSPLARRNDSDPHVTDRFEFFVGGREIANGFTELNDAEDQAERFRKQVEEKEAGDNEAMHYDADYITALEHGMPPTAGEGIGIDRLVMLFTNSPSIRDVLLFPHMRPKAV from the coding sequence ATGTCAGAACTCGAACACGACGAACAGGAACAGATTAAACAGCGCCGCGAAAAATTAACCGCGCTACGCGAAGAAGGCACTGCATTTCCAACCGATTTTCGCCGCAACGTGGTGGCCGGCGAATTGCTGGCGGAATACGGCGACAAGTCCGAAGAAGCATTATTGGCCGAACCGATCCGGGTCAAGATTGCCGGGCGGATGATGACCCGCCGCATCATGGGCAAGGCCAGTTTCTGTCATTTACAGGATATGTCCGGGCAGATTCAGGTTTATATCGCCCGCGATAATTTACCGGAAGGTGTCTACAACGACCAGTTCAAGAAATGGGACATCGGTGACATTCTCGGCGCCGAAGGGACGTTGTTCAAAACCAAGGTCGGTGAATTAAGCGTGCGCGTCGATGACATTCGTTTGTTGACCAAAGCTCTGCGGCCCTTGCCGGAAAAATTCCACGGCATCGCCGATCAGGAGATCAAGTATCGCCAGCGCTATCTGGATTTGATCATGAGCGACGAGGCCCGCAAGACGTTTACCATGCGCTCCAAGATCGTCAACTACATTCGTGACTTTCTGGTGGCCCGCGACTTTTTGGAAGTGGAAACGCCGATGATGCAAGTCATCCCTGGCGGCGCCACCGCGCGGCCGTTTACCACCTTTCACAATGCGCTGGACATGGAGTTGTATTTGCGGATTGCTCCGGAACTGTACTTGAAACGCTTGGTGGTCGGCGGTTTCGAACGCGTGTTCGAGATCAACCGCAACTTCCGTAACGAAGGTCTGTCGACCCGGCATAATCCGGAGTTCACCATGCTGGAGTTTTACCAAGCCTATGCCGAATACGGCGACTTGATGGATTTGACCGAAGCCATGCTGCGCGGCATAGCCGAGGACATTGTCGGCAACACCGCCATCGAATACCAGGGCGAGACTTACGATTTCGGCCAGCCGTTCGCACGGATGACCGTGCTGGAATCCATCCTGCACTTCAATCCCGAATTGACGCTAGACGATTTGAGCACGCGCGAAGCGGCGGTCAAGGTTGCCGAAAATCTGAAGATTCCAGTCAAGGACAGTTATGGTTTGGGTAAGGTGCAAATCGAGATTTTCGAGAAAACCGTCGAGCATCGCTTGATGAATCCGACCTTCATCACCGCCTATCCGGTGGAGGTGTCGCCGCTGGCACGCCGCAACGATAGCGATCCGCACGTCACCGACCGTTTCGAGTTTTTCGTCGGCGGCCGCGAGATTGCCAACGGCTTTACCGAGCTGAATGATGCCGAAGACCAAGCCGAGCGCTTCAGAAAACAGGTCGAGGAAAAAGAAGCCGGCGACAACGAAGCCATGCATTACGACGCGGATTACATCACCGCGCTGGAACACGGCATGCCGCCGACGGCCGGCGAGGGTATAGGCATTGATCGGCTGGTGATGTTGTTTACCAACTCGCCGAGCATTCGCGATGTGTTGTTGTTTCCGCACATGCGCCCTAAAGCCGTTTAG
- a CDS encoding HEPN domain-containing protein, with amino-acid sequence MNKHELELLSAIRIKEAEVLLKAECYHGAYYLAGYALECILKACVAKQIKQFDFPDKKLANDSYTHDLTKLLITAGLKQELILQESKDVNFKLSWSLANKWSEESRYDHSIQRQDARDLFLAITENESGVLPWLKKYL; translated from the coding sequence ATGAATAAGCATGAGCTGGAATTATTATCTGCTATTAGAATAAAAGAAGCGGAAGTTCTTTTAAAAGCCGAGTGTTATCATGGCGCTTATTATCTCGCTGGGTATGCTTTGGAATGTATTTTGAAAGCTTGTGTTGCCAAGCAAATTAAGCAATTCGATTTTCCGGATAAAAAACTTGCTAACGATAGTTATACCCATGATCTGACTAAACTGCTTATCACCGCAGGATTAAAACAAGAGCTGATATTGCAAGAAAGTAAAGATGTTAATTTCAAGCTGAGTTGGTCTCTGGCCAATAAATGGTCGGAGGAGTCTCGTTATGATCATTCTATTCAAAGACAGGATGCCAGGGATTTATTTTTGGCTATTACCGAAAACGAATCAGGAGTATTGCCATGGCTAAAGAAGTATTTATGA